In one window of Chryseobacterium viscerum DNA:
- a CDS encoding Nramp family divalent metal transporter, translating into MNFNIKSAWRKDKTSHSLSEVYSSIKVPKNANFWRKYLAFAGPGLMIAVGYMDPGNWATDIAGGAQFGYTLLSVILISNIFAMVLQHLSVKLGVVAERDLAQACRDHFSPTTNFILWVFCEIAIAACDLAEVIGSAIALNLLFHIPLTWGIVITTVDVLIILLLQAKGFRWIESIVGGLIFIILACFVYEIIISKPAFNEILGGLVPQKEIIQNPAMLYIAIGILGATVMPHNLYLHSSIVQTRDYTRDTEGKKEAIKFATLDSTVSLMLAFFINAAILILAAATFHTTGNEHVADIHDAYKMLTPILGASMASIAFAIALLASGQNSTLTGTLAGQIVMEGFLNIRLKPWLRRLITRLIAVIPALIVAILYGEQGTTELLVLSQVILSMQLSFAVVPLVMFTNDKAKMGEFVNKPVLKICVWAISIIIIVLNLYLLYQTFAGE; encoded by the coding sequence ATGAATTTCAATATAAAAAGCGCCTGGCGAAAAGATAAAACATCTCATTCCTTATCAGAGGTTTATTCATCGATCAAAGTTCCTAAAAATGCAAATTTCTGGAGGAAATATCTTGCATTTGCCGGACCGGGACTGATGATTGCTGTAGGATATATGGATCCGGGAAACTGGGCTACGGATATCGCTGGAGGAGCCCAGTTTGGATATACCCTGCTTTCCGTAATTCTTATTTCCAATATTTTCGCAATGGTTCTGCAGCATTTATCCGTGAAACTAGGAGTTGTTGCAGAAAGAGATCTTGCGCAGGCCTGCAGAGATCACTTCAGCCCTACTACCAATTTTATTCTATGGGTATTTTGTGAAATAGCCATTGCCGCCTGTGATCTCGCCGAGGTCATTGGTTCTGCCATTGCATTAAATCTTTTATTTCATATTCCGCTCACCTGGGGAATTGTCATCACAACAGTGGATGTTTTAATTATCCTCTTACTTCAGGCCAAAGGTTTCCGATGGATTGAAAGTATTGTAGGAGGTCTTATATTCATTATCCTGGCCTGTTTTGTCTATGAAATCATTATTTCTAAACCTGCTTTCAATGAAATTCTGGGAGGATTGGTTCCTCAGAAAGAAATCATTCAGAACCCTGCAATGCTTTATATTGCCATTGGGATCTTAGGAGCTACAGTAATGCCCCACAACCTGTATCTGCACAGCAGTATTGTACAGACCAGAGATTATACCCGCGATACCGAAGGAAAAAAAGAAGCTATAAAGTTTGCCACCCTGGACAGCACAGTTTCATTGATGCTGGCATTCTTCATCAATGCTGCAATCCTTATTCTTGCAGCTGCCACATTCCATACAACAGGAAATGAGCATGTTGCGGACATTCATGATGCTTATAAAATGTTGACTCCTATTTTAGGAGCTTCTATGGCAAGTATTGCATTTGCTATTGCTTTATTGGCATCAGGACAGAATTCTACATTGACAGGAACGCTTGCAGGACAAATTGTAATGGAAGGTTTCTTGAATATCAGATTAAAGCCATGGCTGCGAAGACTTATCACAAGACTTATTGCTGTAATTCCTGCCCTTATTGTCGCTATTCTTTATGGCGAACAGGGAACGACCGAATTATTGGTTTTAAGCCAGGTAATTCTCTCCATGCAGCTAAGCTTTGCTGTTGTTCCACTGGTGATGTTCACCAATGATAAAGCCAAGATGGGAGAATTTGTCAATAAGCCGGTTCTTAAAATCTGCGTATGGGCAATTTCTATTATTATCATTGTTTTAAACCTGTACCTTCTGTACCAGACGTTTGCAGGAGAATAG
- a CDS encoding prolyl-tRNA synthetase, whose translation MKRNIHKNLLGLLRSKGVLAISGGLLLVSCGAQMGGYSETDGVYYDPNKDTLPEGVIINDSGNRVGEYYDYYQDSNVIQNAQTNSREQQNRYNDWSGTNPNWNSNATDSDWGLYAGSQTNYYDNSWGWGSPWGWYGGYSPYWGWGMNRGWGWGASMSWGWGGSFGWGWGGSYGWGSPYWGYGGYYDPFWGGYGNPYWGYGGGYWGGGYYNRPVYRRSGTSGGGFQNTGVANAVYRTNTANSGFRNSNGGFRNTNNGGFRDSNSNGGFRNNNGGFRDGNSGGFRNGNSGGFRNTQQNGGFRNTAPQTRPNYNYQQSQPRNNGGFRSNDSGGFRSSGGFNSGGGGFRGGSSGGGGGMRSGGGGRGGFR comes from the coding sequence ATGAAAAGAAATATACATAAAAATTTGCTTGGTCTGCTAAGATCCAAAGGGGTGTTGGCAATATCAGGCGGATTATTACTTGTGTCTTGTGGTGCTCAGATGGGAGGGTATAGCGAGACAGATGGGGTGTATTACGACCCCAATAAGGATACGCTACCTGAAGGAGTTATCATCAATGATAGCGGAAACAGAGTAGGAGAATATTATGACTATTATCAGGATTCCAATGTCATCCAAAATGCACAGACGAATTCCAGAGAACAGCAAAACAGATATAATGACTGGAGTGGTACCAATCCGAATTGGAACTCCAACGCCACAGATTCAGATTGGGGGCTTTATGCAGGTTCTCAGACGAACTATTATGACAACTCATGGGGATGGGGATCTCCTTGGGGATGGTATGGTGGTTATAGCCCATATTGGGGCTGGGGCATGAACCGTGGCTGGGGCTGGGGTGCTAGTATGTCCTGGGGTTGGGGCGGATCATTCGGATGGGGCTGGGGAGGCTCTTACGGATGGGGAAGCCCATACTGGGGATATGGTGGATATTATGATCCATTCTGGGGCGGTTACGGAAACCCTTACTGGGGATACGGAGGCGGTTACTGGGGTGGTGGCTACTACAACAGACCTGTTTATAGAAGAAGCGGTACCAGTGGAGGAGGATTCCAGAATACAGGTGTAGCCAACGCAGTATACAGAACCAATACAGCCAATTCAGGCTTCAGAAATAGTAATGGTGGTTTCAGAAACACAAACAATGGTGGTTTCAGAGATTCTAACTCAAACGGAGGCTTCAGAAATAATAATGGCGGTTTCAGAGACGGTAATTCCGGAGGCTTCAGAAACGGTAATTCCGGAGGTTTCAGAAATACACAACAAAATGGAGGATTCCGTAATACTGCACCACAGACAAGACCTAATTATAATTATCAGCAATCACAGCCTAGAAACAATGGAGGTTTCAGATCCAATGATTCAGGAGGTTTCAGATCTAGCGGCGGCTTCAACTCCGGTGGAGGCGGCTTCAGAGGTGGTTCTTCTGGCGGCGGTGGCGGAATGAGATCCGGCGGCGGAGGCAGAGGTGGATTCAGATAA
- the proS gene encoding proline--tRNA ligase has protein sequence MAKLTSRSEDYSKWYNELVVKADLAENSGVRGCMVIKPYGYAIWEKMRDEMDRKFKETGHVNAYFPLFVPKSLFEAEEKNAEGFAKECAVVTHYRLKTDPDNPSKLIVDPDAKLEEELIVRPTSEAIIWNTYKNWIQSYRDLPILINQWANVVRWEMRTRLFLRTAEFLWQEGHTAHATKDEAVEEAEKMNKVYADFAENFMAMPVIQGLKTPSERFAGADETYCIEALMQDGKALQAGTSHFLGQNFAKAFDVKFTNKEGKIEHAWATSWGTSTRLMGALIMTHSDDFGLVLPPTLAPIQVVIVPIFKGEEQLEQISEVALDIQAKLRAKGISVKFDNDTQNKPGWKFAEYELKGVPVRIAMGPRDLENKSVEIARRDNLTKEVRSIDGLDTYIEDLLKTIQQDLYNKALEFRKDNFTKVDTYEEFKKVLEEKGGFIYAHWDGTAEEEEQIKDETKATIRCIPLDDDVEEGISLVSGKPSKRRVLFAKAY, from the coding sequence ATGGCAAAATTAACCTCAAGAAGCGAAGATTACAGCAAATGGTATAATGAGCTGGTTGTAAAAGCTGATTTAGCTGAAAACTCAGGTGTGCGTGGATGTATGGTGATCAAACCGTATGGCTATGCAATCTGGGAAAAAATGCGTGATGAAATGGATAGAAAGTTCAAAGAAACAGGTCACGTTAACGCATACTTCCCGCTTTTTGTGCCCAAGAGCTTGTTTGAGGCAGAGGAAAAGAATGCAGAAGGTTTTGCAAAAGAATGTGCTGTTGTTACTCATTACAGATTAAAAACCGATCCGGACAATCCGTCTAAACTGATTGTGGATCCGGATGCGAAACTGGAAGAAGAACTTATCGTTCGTCCTACTTCAGAAGCTATTATCTGGAATACATACAAAAACTGGATTCAATCTTACAGAGACCTACCGATATTGATCAACCAATGGGCGAATGTTGTACGTTGGGAAATGAGAACCCGTCTTTTCTTAAGAACTGCAGAATTCTTATGGCAGGAAGGCCACACTGCTCATGCTACAAAGGATGAAGCTGTTGAAGAAGCAGAAAAGATGAATAAAGTATATGCAGATTTTGCAGAAAACTTTATGGCGATGCCGGTAATTCAGGGATTAAAAACTCCATCTGAAAGATTTGCAGGAGCTGATGAAACATACTGTATCGAAGCACTGATGCAGGATGGAAAAGCTTTACAGGCAGGAACATCTCACTTCCTAGGTCAGAATTTCGCAAAAGCATTTGACGTAAAATTCACCAATAAAGAAGGAAAAATAGAACATGCATGGGCTACGTCATGGGGAACATCAACCCGTTTGATGGGAGCTTTGATTATGACACACTCCGATGATTTCGGATTGGTACTGCCTCCTACTCTGGCACCGATTCAGGTGGTGATTGTTCCGATCTTTAAAGGAGAAGAGCAGCTAGAGCAAATCAGTGAAGTTGCTTTGGATATTCAGGCTAAACTGAGAGCAAAAGGTATTTCTGTGAAATTTGATAATGACACACAGAACAAACCGGGCTGGAAATTTGCAGAATACGAATTGAAGGGAGTTCCTGTAAGAATAGCAATGGGACCAAGAGATCTTGAGAACAAATCTGTGGAAATTGCCAGAAGAGACAATCTGACGAAAGAAGTTCGTTCTATCGATGGTTTAGATACTTATATCGAAGATCTATTGAAAACAATTCAGCAGGATCTTTACAACAAAGCTTTAGAATTCAGAAAAGATAATTTCACAAAAGTAGATACTTACGAAGAATTCAAAAAAGTTCTTGAAGAGAAAGGTGGTTTCATCTATGCTCACTGGGATGGTACAGCTGAAGAAGAAGAACAGATCAAGGATGAAACGAAGGCTACTATCAGATGTATTCCTTTGGATGATGATGTAGAAGAAGGAATTTCATTGGTTTCTGGAAAACCATCTAAGAGACGTGTATTATTCGCAAAAGCTTATTAA
- a CDS encoding OmpA family protein, producing MSLNVIDLIKGQLGPALVSQAASQFGESESGISKAIGGLLPAVVGGLANSADKPGVVDAITQASSSGILGNLLGGSSSNPIISTLLSSIFGDKVSGLVNSIASFSGVSNTSAGSLLNLVTGATVGTVGKYAADNNLGASGISSLLSDQKGIISSLLPAGLSLASFGLGAENWFGQAKETVSSVASTAKDNISEGVATARENVSEGAREIREQFNDNNNNNQGGGSIWKWLLPLLLLLAAGYFLWKQCEKKQTTTTTTSTSDSAATSSTTDTAATGTATPVPATAKTDENIDLNGVMLKGYKGGMEDQMISFLKSGGYKNAADDSALKDKWYDFDHVNFKMGSSTELEAGSQGQLDNLVAILKAFPDAKIKVGGYTDKTGNEASNVKLSKARAEFIKAALAKAGVGAQVIAADGYGSQFAKVDAKASDAERAADRKMSVRFAK from the coding sequence ATGTCTTTAAATGTCATTGATTTAATTAAAGGACAATTAGGTCCCGCTTTAGTTTCACAGGCTGCATCGCAGTTTGGAGAAAGTGAATCCGGTATTTCTAAAGCAATTGGTGGATTATTACCTGCTGTAGTAGGCGGATTAGCTAATAGTGCAGATAAGCCTGGCGTTGTGGATGCTATTACACAAGCCTCTTCAAGTGGAATTTTAGGAAATTTATTAGGCGGATCGTCTAGCAATCCTATTATTTCTACGTTGTTGTCTTCAATTTTTGGAGATAAAGTAAGTGGATTAGTCAATTCCATTGCTAGTTTTTCAGGAGTAAGCAATACCTCTGCAGGTTCTTTGTTAAACCTGGTGACTGGAGCTACAGTAGGCACGGTTGGAAAATATGCAGCAGACAATAATTTGGGCGCTTCAGGTATTTCCAGCTTACTGAGTGATCAGAAAGGCATTATTTCTTCCTTATTGCCGGCAGGTCTTTCTTTGGCTTCCTTTGGATTAGGAGCTGAAAATTGGTTTGGCCAGGCTAAGGAAACAGTTTCTTCGGTAGCTTCTACTGCTAAAGATAATATCTCAGAAGGTGTTGCTACGGCAAGAGAAAATGTTTCTGAAGGAGCAAGAGAAATAAGAGAACAATTTAACGATAATAATAACAATAATCAAGGCGGAGGCTCAATCTGGAAATGGTTGCTTCCGCTTTTACTGTTATTGGCAGCCGGATATTTCCTATGGAAACAGTGCGAGAAAAAGCAGACAACTACTACAACTACCAGTACGTCTGACTCTGCAGCAACCAGTTCTACGACAGATACAGCTGCAACAGGAACTGCAACACCTGTTCCGGCTACCGCTAAAACCGACGAAAACATTGATCTTAATGGTGTAATGTTAAAAGGTTATAAAGGTGGTATGGAGGATCAGATGATTTCATTCCTGAAATCTGGTGGTTACAAAAATGCAGCTGATGATTCTGCATTGAAAGATAAGTGGTACGATTTCGACCATGTTAATTTCAAAATGGGAAGCTCTACTGAACTGGAAGCAGGTTCACAAGGACAATTGGATAACCTTGTAGCTATCCTTAAGGCTTTCCCTGATGCAAAAATCAAAGTTGGAGGTTACACTGATAAAACAGGAAACGAAGCTTCTAACGTAAAATTGTCAAAAGCCAGAGCTGAATTTATCAAAGCTGCTTTAGCTAAAGCTGGCGTTGGTGCACAGGTAATTGCTGCAGACGGTTACGGAAGTCAATTTGCAAAAGTAGACGCAAAAGCTTCTGATGCAGAAAGAGCTGCTGACAGAAAAATGTCTGTAAGATTTGCAAAATAA
- a CDS encoding helix-turn-helix domain-containing protein, whose translation MDFQIQYLTPDIKLSSYDDKLFKTETVFEYHMLVWFISGETKIIQADKTYLFKAGDIFLIPRNHLATIINYPKDGLPHKAVVMHLTTERLKAFYSTVDNQKKTGYRESSIYSFSSHPLLNSCLASLIPYFEMEGSLPENIAHLKITEAISILREIDQNIDAVLADFDEPGKVDMISFMEKNYMFNMPLERFGYLTGRSLSTFNRDFRKIFQTTPQRWLTQKRLELAYYHLSEKNKKPSDVFLEVGFEDLSHFSHAFKKQYGFAPSLAR comes from the coding sequence ATGGATTTCCAGATACAATACCTCACACCGGATATTAAGCTTTCCAGCTATGATGACAAACTGTTCAAAACGGAAACCGTTTTTGAATATCATATGCTGGTATGGTTTATATCAGGGGAAACGAAAATTATTCAGGCCGATAAAACCTATTTGTTCAAAGCCGGAGATATTTTTCTGATCCCGAGGAATCATCTTGCCACGATTATCAATTATCCAAAGGACGGGCTTCCTCATAAAGCAGTAGTAATGCACCTCACCACAGAACGGTTGAAAGCATTTTACAGCACTGTAGATAATCAAAAGAAAACAGGATATCGGGAATCCAGTATTTATAGCTTTAGCAGTCATCCGCTTCTGAACAGCTGCCTTGCCTCTCTTATTCCTTATTTTGAAATGGAGGGTTCTCTTCCCGAAAATATAGCTCATTTAAAGATCACTGAAGCCATCAGTATTTTAAGGGAAATTGATCAGAATATAGATGCTGTCCTGGCTGATTTTGATGAGCCGGGAAAAGTGGATATGATAAGTTTTATGGAAAAAAATTATATGTTCAACATGCCTTTGGAACGATTCGGGTATCTGACTGGAAGAAGTTTATCAACATTTAACCGTGATTTCAGAAAGATTTTTCAAACCACTCCACAGAGGTGGCTTACTCAAAAACGTCTTGAACTGGCCTATTATCATTTATCTGAAAAGAATAAAAAACCTTCCGATGTTTTTCTGGAAGTAGGCTTTGAAGACCTGTCACATTTTTCACATGCCTTTAAAAAACAGTATGGTTTTGCTCCGTCACTGGCACGATAA
- a CDS encoding OmpP1/FadL family transporter: protein MSISAAFYAQAQDVSVIRNTVDVYSSTPMVGSAKFNAMAGSNGALGGDANSLLTNPAGLGVAISGEVSGTLSILGNKNSSSLAGSTIDYSKTKGDLGNAGGIIAFPLMTETGWKFINIGINFSNQTLDNVIQSPGNNNVVYAFDKDDITKDAALAGHIYERYGNLSKMSFGVGANYNHNLYLGAGFNFFNASVDQYDTLFYRNLTNNSTEGFSKQDTPYSERSSGFSASLGVIGKLSPNFRVGASLETPTFWTIDRNYYFYNDPVYGDDMGAENRKFTSPLKATVSAAFVASKNFSLNVDYTLGLTKPDYKVYGGAESVLNDFFKENYKNLSEVRVGAEYRVQQFRLRGGYAYQSSPFDALTISRFNDAGSVGDQSYSNMMLSDRNTLSFGIGYDFKSFYVDASYQNISSKYTNPFMRGYMDGNSDSSYYSANNIFESDSYAASEVKNNRNNFFLTVGWKF from the coding sequence ATGAGTATTTCTGCTGCATTTTATGCGCAGGCTCAGGATGTTTCTGTGATAAGAAATACCGTGGATGTTTACTCAAGTACTCCTATGGTGGGATCGGCTAAATTCAATGCAATGGCAGGATCTAATGGTGCGCTGGGAGGTGATGCAAACTCTTTGCTTACCAACCCGGCAGGTTTAGGGGTAGCTATTTCAGGAGAGGTTTCAGGAACTTTATCTATTTTAGGCAATAAAAACAGCAGCTCTTTAGCTGGATCTACTATAGACTATAGCAAAACTAAGGGAGACCTTGGAAATGCAGGCGGTATCATTGCTTTCCCACTGATGACAGAAACGGGTTGGAAGTTTATTAATATCGGTATTAATTTTTCCAATCAGACTCTTGATAATGTAATCCAGTCACCAGGTAATAACAATGTTGTTTACGCTTTTGATAAAGATGATATAACCAAGGACGCAGCATTGGCAGGACATATCTATGAAAGATATGGTAATTTGTCAAAGATGAGCTTTGGGGTAGGAGCGAATTATAATCATAATTTATATTTAGGGGCAGGTTTCAATTTTTTCAACGCTTCAGTTGATCAATATGATACCTTATTTTACCGAAATCTTACCAATAATTCTACAGAAGGATTCAGTAAGCAGGATACTCCTTACTCAGAGAGATCTTCAGGGTTTTCAGCTTCATTAGGGGTGATCGGAAAGCTAAGTCCTAATTTCAGAGTGGGAGCATCTCTTGAAACTCCTACATTCTGGACGATAGACAGAAATTACTATTTCTATAATGATCCTGTTTACGGAGACGATATGGGTGCTGAAAACAGAAAATTTACTTCGCCTCTTAAAGCAACAGTGAGTGCTGCATTTGTAGCAAGTAAAAATTTCTCTTTAAACGTAGATTATACCCTTGGACTTACAAAACCTGATTATAAGGTATATGGTGGTGCAGAGAGTGTGTTGAATGACTTCTTTAAAGAGAATTATAAAAACCTTTCTGAAGTAAGAGTTGGAGCTGAGTATAGAGTACAGCAGTTCAGACTGAGAGGAGGTTATGCTTACCAGTCAAGTCCTTTTGATGCGCTTACAATCAGCAGATTTAATGATGCAGGCAGCGTAGGAGATCAATCATACAGCAACATGATGCTAAGCGATAGAAACACACTTTCTTTCGGTATTGGGTATGATTTCAAATCATTCTATGTAGATGCATCTTATCAGAATATCTCATCTAAGTATACCAACCCTTTTATGAGAGGATATATGGATGGTAATTCAGATTCATCTTATTATTCTGCTAATAATATCTTTGAAAGTGATTCGTATGCGGCAAGTGAGGTTAAAAATAACAGAAACAATTTCTTCCTTACAGTAGGATGGAAGTTCTAA
- a CDS encoding ZIP family metal transporter, producing MTTVLLLILSVITGVFLGKHFGKKEKLAKNLLILSAGFLITICLNEVFPQVYTSSGNSNLGIFVIAGVLLQMILEALTKGFEHGHFHHHSEHNILPVALMVGLFIHAFIEGIPLANEEQEMSPYLWGIVFHNLPISFILGAFLFNRKGESKSSSSYPSILIVALFALASPMGMLLGNYFNPDLQPYFLAIVGGIFLHISSVIIFESNKNHNIDWVKIGLVVLGVSLALMMHFFHQHPVAHSH from the coding sequence ATGACAACAGTACTTTTACTGATTTTAAGTGTAATAACTGGAGTATTTCTGGGAAAACACTTTGGTAAAAAAGAAAAACTGGCCAAAAATCTACTGATACTAAGTGCTGGTTTTTTGATTACAATCTGTCTCAACGAAGTCTTTCCACAGGTTTACACCTCTTCCGGAAACAGTAATCTTGGGATATTTGTAATTGCAGGAGTTCTTCTACAGATGATTCTGGAAGCTCTTACCAAAGGTTTTGAACACGGACATTTCCATCATCATAGTGAGCATAATATTCTTCCCGTTGCTTTAATGGTTGGATTATTCATCCATGCATTTATTGAAGGGATTCCTCTTGCCAATGAAGAGCAAGAGATGTCTCCTTATCTTTGGGGAATTGTATTTCACAATCTTCCTATTTCGTTTATTCTGGGAGCATTTTTATTCAACAGAAAAGGAGAATCAAAAAGTTCTTCATCCTATCCCTCTATTCTCATTGTAGCTTTATTTGCCCTTGCTTCCCCAATGGGAATGCTGCTAGGAAACTATTTCAATCCTGATCTTCAGCCTTATTTCCTGGCGATTGTAGGGGGAATTTTCCTTCATATTTCATCGGTGATCATTTTTGAAAGCAATAAAAATCACAATATTGACTGGGTAAAGATCGGACTGGTTGTTTTAGGAGTTTCACTTGCATTGATGATGCATTTCTTCCATCAACATCCTGTTGCTCATTCTCATTAA
- a CDS encoding THUMP domain-containing class I SAM-dependent RNA methyltransferase, producing MDTENIKIQIKTFFGLEQILAEEIKKLGGRNVEIKNRAVNCEGDLGFLYKINYSARTALKILVPIHEFKAFNQHQFYDRLFKFEWENFMDVDQSFSIDATVNSETFKHSQFVTLKMKDAIVDYFQEKFKRRPNVETRNPDIKFHLHIDRELVMISMDSSGDPLFKRGYRREQGEAPINEVLASGMLQLAGWDGKGNFLDPMCGSGTLLIEAAMIAMDLPAQIFRKRFGFQNWNNYDAELFSKIKEFRINRVRQFDGKIVGYDIDARMLNAARMNVEAAEMEDVIEIKKQNFFDSKKELFPLLMVFNPPYDERISINDDDFYKKIGDTFKTHYPNTLAWLISSDLEAVKKIGLRPSRKIKLFNGKLETRFLQYEMYEGTKKVHKLEDK from the coding sequence ATGGATACAGAAAATATTAAAATACAGATAAAGACATTCTTCGGATTGGAGCAGATTCTGGCAGAAGAAATCAAAAAACTGGGCGGAAGAAATGTTGAAATTAAAAACAGAGCGGTAAATTGTGAAGGAGATCTTGGTTTTCTTTACAAGATCAATTACTCTGCGAGAACAGCATTGAAAATTTTAGTGCCGATTCATGAGTTTAAGGCTTTCAACCAGCATCAGTTTTATGACAGACTATTCAAATTTGAATGGGAAAACTTCATGGATGTTGATCAGTCTTTCTCTATTGATGCAACGGTAAACTCAGAAACATTCAAACATTCTCAGTTTGTGACTTTAAAAATGAAGGATGCCATCGTGGATTATTTTCAGGAAAAATTCAAAAGACGTCCGAATGTAGAAACAAGAAATCCGGATATCAAATTCCATCTTCATATTGACAGAGAATTGGTGATGATTTCAATGGACTCTTCAGGAGATCCTTTGTTTAAAAGAGGGTACAGAAGAGAACAGGGAGAAGCTCCTATCAATGAAGTTCTGGCTAGCGGAATGCTTCAGCTGGCAGGTTGGGACGGAAAAGGAAATTTCCTTGATCCAATGTGTGGTTCCGGAACATTACTGATTGAAGCGGCTATGATCGCGATGGATCTTCCGGCTCAGATTTTCAGAAAGAGATTCGGATTCCAGAACTGGAATAATTATGATGCAGAACTGTTTTCGAAAATTAAAGAATTCAGAATTAACAGAGTCAGACAATTTGATGGAAAAATTGTTGGGTATGACATTGATGCAAGAATGCTGAATGCTGCAAGAATGAATGTAGAAGCAGCAGAAATGGAAGACGTTATCGAGATTAAAAAACAGAACTTCTTTGATTCCAAAAAAGAATTGTTCCCGTTATTAATGGTATTCAATCCTCCGTATGATGAGAGAATTTCCATTAATGATGATGATTTCTACAAGAAAATCGGAGATACCTTCAAGACCCATTATCCAAATACATTAGCATGGCTGATCTCTTCTGATCTTGAAGCCGTGAAGAAAATCGGTTTACGACCTTCACGAAAAATCAAACTTTTCAACGGAAAGCTGGAAACGAGATTTTTACAGTACGAAATGTATGAAGGAACGAAGAAAGTGCATAAGCTGGAAGATAAATAA
- a CDS encoding nucleotide exchange factor GrpE — MENQDINEESINNQEENNVQNDAASQDNVTVAPSPEELLAEEKDRYIRLYAEFENYKKRTSKEKMEFFQYANQEMMVSMLGVLDDFERALKEIAKNGNPADLQGVELIYQKFKNKLTEKGLQTMEVRAGDSFNVDFHEAITQIPAPSEDLKGKIVDVIETGYTLGDKVIRFAKVVTGN; from the coding sequence ATGGAAAACCAGGATATTAACGAAGAAAGCATCAATAATCAGGAAGAAAACAATGTTCAGAATGACGCAGCATCTCAGGACAATGTGACAGTTGCTCCTTCACCAGAAGAACTTTTGGCAGAAGAAAAAGACCGTTACATCAGATTATATGCTGAATTCGAAAACTATAAAAAAAGAACGAGCAAAGAGAAGATGGAATTCTTCCAGTATGCCAACCAGGAAATGATGGTTTCAATGTTAGGCGTTTTAGATGATTTTGAAAGAGCATTAAAGGAAATCGCTAAGAACGGAAATCCGGCTGACCTTCAAGGGGTGGAACTGATCTATCAGAAATTCAAAAATAAACTTACCGAAAAAGGCTTACAAACAATGGAAGTGAGAGCTGGTGACAGCTTTAATGTTGATTTCCATGAAGCGATTACTCAAATCCCTGCTCCATCAGAAGATTTGAAAGGAAAAATCGTAGACGTTATTGAAACTGGATATACTTTAGGTGATAAAGTAATCCGTTTTGCAAAAGTAGTAACAGGAAATTAA
- a CDS encoding class I SAM-dependent DNA methyltransferase yields MEWFESWFDTPYYHLLYSNRDYTEAENFITKLTADLQLPPQSKIIDLACGKGRHSVFLNKLGYDVLGLDLSRQSIESDKQYENQTLIFEVHDMRNPIDADPMDAVFNLFTSFGYFDNENDDKKVFQSVYNALKPGGYFVLDYLNEEYVRNTLVPETAVTRGDIDFKILKKIEGRHVIKDIRFEADGKPFHFFEKVKLHTLEAIHAYASECGFERIKIWGDYQLNEFNKENSPRCINLFKKK; encoded by the coding sequence ATGGAATGGTTTGAATCTTGGTTTGATACCCCTTATTATCATTTGCTTTATAGCAACAGAGACTATACTGAAGCAGAAAACTTCATTACAAAGCTCACTGCGGACCTTCAGTTGCCGCCTCAGTCGAAAATCATAGATCTTGCCTGTGGAAAGGGAAGACACTCTGTTTTCCTTAATAAATTAGGGTATGATGTTTTGGGGCTTGACCTTTCAAGACAAAGCATTGAATCTGACAAACAATATGAAAATCAAACATTGATTTTTGAAGTTCATGACATGAGAAATCCAATTGATGCAGATCCTATGGATGCGGTATTCAACTTATTTACAAGTTTTGGGTATTTTGATAATGAAAATGATGATAAAAAAGTATTCCAGTCTGTTTACAATGCATTGAAGCCCGGAGGATATTTTGTACTTGATTATCTGAATGAAGAGTATGTAAGAAATACTTTAGTTCCGGAAACAGCAGTCACCCGCGGTGATATAGACTTTAAAATCCTGAAAAAAATAGAGGGCAGACATGTCATCAAAGATATCCGTTTTGAAGCAGACGGTAAACCTTTTCATTTCTTTGAGAAAGTAAAGCTTCACACACTGGAAGCCATCCATGCTTATGCTTCGGAGTGTGGTTTTGAAAGAATAAAAATATGGGGAGACTATCAGCTGAATGAATTTAATAAAGAAAATTCCCCACGTTGTATCAATTTATTTAAGAAAAAATAA